The Akkermansiaceae bacterium genomic interval TCGAGCCACTGTTTCAGGTTGTCCAGCCCGCCGATGGCATCGAGCGAGGGTTTGGTTTCGATGACCTCGATCAGTCCGTTGCGCTTGAGCGTGCGGGCCTTCTCGCGGGATATGATTTCCGGATCCAGCTTGCCGCTCTCGACGACCGACAGGGCGAAGACATTCTCCGCTTCGATGGTCGTGAGGCCGAGCGCGGCGTGCAGGATCTCCTCACGTTCGTCTTCCTCCGGGCTGGTGAGCTTGGCCGACTCGACGATGCCATTGAAGACGGAACCCAGTTCAGACGGTCCCGGCAGGGCGAAGTCGATGCGGGTGATCTCGTGGTCCAGTTCGGCGGGTAACCGGAGGCGGCAGCCCAGCAGGATGAGGGCGTGGCCGTTGGTCTTGGCGAGACGGAGCAGGTCCTTCAGCCGGCGGACCAGCATCGGATCGGTCTGTTCCAGATGGAGCTGAAGGTCCCGCATCACGATGACATGACGCGGAGACTCGGCAGCGAACTTCGGTCCTATCAACTGGAGGGCTTCCAGCGGATCAACACAAGGCTGTGCCCTGCGTTCGCTGGTATCCACCAGACCCTCTGACGAGGACCAGGCGGAGAGGTTTCGTCCGAGCTTGGCGCAGGTGGCGGCGATCTCCGCCTCCGCCCGTGCTTCCTCGGCGGTGATGACGGCGAGTCCGGCGTAACCGGCCCGCAGATAGGGAATGAGCTGTTGTTGCATGATGATTTGTTCAGTTGGATGAAATGAGAAAGCCCCAGTCTCCAGATGGAGACCGGGGCCGATGGGAACGGCTGATCGTTTCGGATCAGCCGAGATTTTCGTGTTCCCAGGCGAGGCAGGCCTCGCGGGAAGGATCTCGATGGATGATCTCACCGGTTCCCGCCATCACGACTTCCCATTGCTGGATTTCGTCGTGGAAGCGAATGTCGGTGAGGCGTTTGATCTCGAGGGTACCCAGCAAGCGCAGGTCGATGGCCTCGGTGTAGAGACAGGCGACCTTACCCGTGGGATTGAAGCGGAGGATGGAGGAACTCATGGTTCCCCACCCCCATTGCCGAGTTGCTGGTGGAGCGGCTGGCTGGCCACTTTTCTCTGGAACTCCGGCTTCAGGGTGCGGGCGGTCCGGGAACCAAGGGCCTCCTCGATCGCCTTGGTGGCGTCGGTGCAGCCCTTGCCTTGGAAGCCCTCCGCGTCGACCGTGATCCCGCCGGTGGGCGAGACCTTGACCAGGATGCGGCGGCTCACAGGGAACCTCCTTCCAGGGTGAGGAGGATCGTTCCATCCTCGGTAACCTGGCGTGACGTACGAAGGCCGCGCATGCGTGCCTCACGCAGCGTCTTGTGGACGCCGTAGGACTGGAGGAGCCGACCGTAGCCTGCTCCGACTTCCTTTTCGACATGACCTGCCCACCAGTCGGCGGAGAAGCCATAGCGGCCGCCCTCCGCAGGATCGACGGCGATGTCATACGGACCTTTGAGCTGGATGACATGGTCGGCCCTGCGGACGGCACCGGCATAGCCGCGGCAGGTGGTATCGGGAACGAGTTTGAGGTCCATCTCGACGCAGGCGTCGTTGAGGGCCTCCAGATCGCGGACTTCGGTTTTGATGGTGGTGAAGTGGGACATGATGGTGGTTCTGGGTAGGGGTTGGTTAGTGGTGATGATGGTTGGTGTATTCAGGCTGATAGGCGGACATTGGCGGTCGGGGTGATGGTGATGACGTGCGGGGTGTGGAAATGGGAACGGGCGGCCCGACGAATCGGACCGCCCGCTGTAGGGTGGGTTGTTGGGGGCAGGTGCGGATCAGCCCGCCTCGGCGAAACGGCGCACGCCCATCTGGCCGAAACGGCTGAGGACATCGCCCGCGTCTCCCTTGGCCAGGCGGACGGCGGATTCACGCAGGCGGTCGAGGCCTGCGGTGAGATCCCGCATCGCTCCCCCGCTGCTGCGGTAGTCCTCCGCGCTCCGGGTGAGCAGATCACGGCGAAACTTCTCCAGCGTTCCTTCCAACTCCCGGTCCCCCGCGAAGTTGAGGGAGCGGAAATCGTCGATGAACGAAGACAGCCGGTTCAGGGTCCGCTGATGGACGCCGTTCTCCGATCCCTCGATGGTGGCGAGAACATCGGAGGCGAGCTTGGCGGTTTCCTGACGGAGGGCGGTGACGCTTTCACGGATGAACTCGTCGAGGTCGCTCCGGAGCTTGCGGGAAGCTTCATCGGCGATGCGCCGGCGATCCTCAGCAACCTCCATCTGTTCGACTCCCTCGACCACCTCTAGGCGGATGCTGTCTGGGGCGGCCACCTGGAACATCCTCGTCTCGAAGACGAAGCGGTTCGCGATGGAGCCTGCCGGAGGGAATGATTGCTCGATGGTGTGGAGCAGACGCTCCGAGCCACGGAGTTGGACGGAAGCCGCCCGCCACTCGGCGAGCGCGCGGTCCCGCAGCGGTGTGTAGTCCGCAACGAAGGCGAGGGTTTCGTCACGGAATTCCTCCCGCAGCTTGGCCAGCTTCTCCACCACCTCCGCGAGGCGTGGGTTGGGGACGAAGCGGGCGATGCCTCCGAGAAACGGAAAGCTCGCCGCTTCGACCAAGGCGTGTGCCCGGGATTCGATGAGGGCGAAGCGTGACAACGCCTCACGGGGGATAAGCCGCTTGTGGCCGAGCTGGATCAGCCGGTCGCTCACGGTGGATGGATCGAGTCCGAGATCCTCGGGCGCGAGCTTCTTGCACCCGCGCCAGTAACGGACGCTGGTGGAGACAAGAACTCCCCGGCGGCAGATGGCGTCGAGGAGTGGTTGGTTCTGTGGGTTCATGGTTGTTTTCAGGGGTTGGGGTTGGAAATGAAAACGCCCGCCACGGGATCGAACCGGACGGGCGTGGGTGAACCGGCAGGATGCCGGACGGATGGCGGTCAGTGATGACGGCGGACCTGGAGCCACATGAGCGCGGCGACCGCGATCAGGATGACCGCCCACGAGTGGGACTGGACCAGTTCCAGCAGAAGCCCGGCGGTTCCGAGCACCAGGACCACCTCAACGGCGATACGGATACTCGTCGGGTTCATCTTCGTCAGGGTAGTGCCGGTCGATCACGCGTCGGCGGTGACCGGGGTCATGGTTTCTGGGGTCGGCCAGCTTCGGGTAGCTCTCGCCGATGGAAGAACCACCCCCGCCGTTGAACAACCAGATGAGCGCTCCTCCCGCCAGCAGGCAGAAGGCGACCACCCGGGCGGTCTTCCAGCGGGTCTCCGACACCTTCATTTCGGAACGGATGGTTTCCACCCGCTGGTTCACCTCCCGCTGGATGCGAGCCTCCTCCCGGCTGATACCACCTCCGCTGCCGCAGGACGGAAGCCACAGCAGGGCCAATAGGAGCAGGATGCGGGGAAGAAGGATTTCATGCCGCCCTCCTTTCCTCCCGCTCCCGCGGGAGCCGTGCCGCGCATTCGCGGCGGAACTGGCACCACGAACAATGCATCCCCGGCTGCGGATGGAACCGGTCCTCCGCGATGCCGGTGACGGCAGTTTCGAGAAGGGCGTATCACCCGCTTCTTCCGGCGGCGTCCGCCGGTGGGGATTTGACCCGGATCACCTGCGGAGTCTTCGTCTTCACCAGGAACACGAGGTCCAGCGACGGTGGACTTTCGCCCGTGGCGGCCTCCATCAGGAGCTGGTAGGACACCAGCTGGATCTCGTGCTCGAACGCCGCATGCCCGATGTCAGGCTTCGCGGCGGCGGATTTGAAGTCGATGGGGATGAGGTTCTCACCGACCAGATCCATCGCGCCGGTGAGGGGGACGGACAGGCCGGGGATTTCCTCGGTCAACTTCACCTCGACCGCCCGGGGTTTCCCTTTCAGGACTTCCGGGCTGTCGAGGTAGGCGGCGACGATTCGCAATCCGTCGGTGCGGGATCTCTCGCGCTCCGCGGCATCGTCGAAGTTCACCGGTCCTTCCTCCCGTTCGAGACGGAGGAAAGCCTCCTCGTAGGCGGTGGCGATGGTTTCAGGTGAATGGTCCCCTCCCCGCCAGCGGGCGAGGTGGAATGCCTGCAGCGCGGCGTGAACCGCCTTGCCGAGGTGCAGGTTCTTCGGCGTCGGTTTCTTCAGGCACGCCACCCGCTCGAAGTAGAAGCGGAGGGAACATGCCAGATACGACTTCGCAGCAGTCGGGCTGATGTGGTCCGGGAACGTCCCCGCGTAGGCGGAGAGCCCGGTCTCGAACCGCCCTGTGGATGTCGGAGTGATCACCGGGACCTCCTTCCGTTGGCATAGACAGAACCGTTGGTCCGTCGCTGGCCGTTGGCGGGAGGCTGCTGCTGCGGTGAGCCGTGGGTGTCCAGCAATTCGTCGATCAGCCCGGAGGCCTCCATCTTGTTGAGGGATTTGACGCCCTTGCCGAAGCGTTCGTTGGCGAGCGTTTCGATGGACGCCTTGTCGAGGCGGTGCTCATCGACAATTTTGAGGATGAGATCCCGCTGCTTGTCGGAGCATTTCCACGTCGGTCCGCGCTGCCAGGAAGCGGCAGTTCCGCCGTTGGCCGGCGGACGACCGTTCACCGGAGCCGGAGCTTCCATGCCGTAGTCGGCGGGTGGGACGAAGCCGGTGGCGAGGATCTGCTCGTCCACGTTCTGCTGGAGGAGTTGGTAGAGGCGTCCGGACTCGCCGGGGATGTCGTCGGTTGCCACTAGCTCCGTCTCGACCGAGACACTGAACTGGTGGGACGAGAACCCGGGGAGGCCGAGGCGCTTGGAGTAGTTCGCAATCAGTTTGATGGCCATGATGGTTGGGGTTGTGGGTTGAAACGAAGAAGGCCCGGCGGAGTGCCGGGCCTTCGGGGGATGGTCGGAATCCGCTACCTCCGCCTCACGGCGGTCTCACGGAAACCGGCGCAACAACGTGCGCTTATTCGGTTTCATCTAACGCGGGACAGGGCGGGATTTCACTGAGGTGGAACTTTACCCCAGATCGGGGGTAAAGTCTGGAATCAGGACTTACTCCCAGAATCGGGAGACGGTATCTCCTCAATCACACGGTACTCCCTCATGACCTATCCGCATAAAGGTTCAGCTCCTTCTGGATAACCCAGAACGCGCAACCGCCCAGGAACAGTGAAAACGGAATGGCCATCCCCGCGGAAGAAAAGGCCGTCGTGAAGGAAACGAAGTTCAGCATCGTAACGTGCCAGCAAAGTGACGGATTGCGTCCTGCTGTTCCCATTTCCTCCGAAAACTTGTTGAGCGATGCCGACAGCCATAGCTGGTAGAAGACTCCGAAAATCCCCACTGTGGCGAGAGTCAGAGTCAACAACAACCAGAAGTGCATCCGTGGCCGCCGGGACAATCGCGCGAACTGGTCGTTGTGGTGGGGAAGCAAATACAGTCCGTAGAGGCCGAAGGTCACCATCACGAACAGGATGATCTTCCACGCCTCTTCCCTCCTGATACCGCCACGCGGTTCCTCACGCGGAACCATGTATTCCGACGGGTAGGCAGCCACCACTGCCGGAAGGATGGGGGGATTCGCAGAAGGTGGCGGCGGCGGACAACCAAGGACCCGCCACAGGGGCAGCCAGTCGTCCAATCCGTCGTGCCACGCCAGATCACCCGCTGAAAGCAAGCCCCCATCCAGCATGGCCCGGATCTGCGCAACGGTAAATGGCCCCGTCTGCTTGTCCTCTCTTGTAATGTGGACTTCCAGCGTGGACGGCAGGTTTGTGTCAGGAAGCGGATTCATTTTTCGAGCTTCGTGTAGCTCCCAATCACCCGACCGCCATCGCCAAGGACTGAGATCCTCTGTCCACCAATCTCCACCGGAATCACCGATGATCCCCCTGAGCCGAAATCAAACTCGATGCGATCCCCGCCCAATACACGATACTTTCCCGAAGTAGT includes:
- a CDS encoding DUF2997 domain-containing protein gives rise to the protein MSRRILVKVSPTGGITVDAEGFQGKGCTDATKAIEEALGSRTARTLKPEFQRKVASQPLHQQLGNGGGEP
- a CDS encoding DUF1257 domain-containing protein, whose protein sequence is MSHFTTIKTEVRDLEALNDACVEMDLKLVPDTTCRGYAGAVRRADHVIQLKGPYDIAVDPAEGGRYGFSADWWAGHVEKEVGAGYGRLLQSYGVHKTLREARMRGLRTSRQVTEDGTILLTLEGGSL
- a CDS encoding PD-(D/E)XK nuclease family protein, translating into MITPTSTGRFETGLSAYAGTFPDHISPTAAKSYLACSLRFYFERVACLKKPTPKNLHLGKAVHAALQAFHLARWRGGDHSPETIATAYEEAFLRLEREEGPVNFDDAAERERSRTDGLRIVAAYLDSPEVLKGKPRAVEVKLTEEIPGLSVPLTGAMDLVGENLIPIDFKSAAAKPDIGHAAFEHEIQLVSYQLLMEAATGESPPSLDLVFLVKTKTPQVIRVKSPPADAAGRSG
- a CDS encoding DUF4339 domain-containing protein gives rise to the protein MNPLPDTNLPSTLEVHITREDKQTGPFTVAQIRAMLDGGLLSAGDLAWHDGLDDWLPLWRVLGCPPPPPSANPPILPAVVAAYPSEYMVPREEPRGGIRREEAWKIILFVMVTFGLYGLYLLPHHNDQFARLSRRPRMHFWLLLTLTLATVGIFGVFYQLWLSASLNKFSEEMGTAGRNPSLCWHVTMLNFVSFTTAFSSAGMAIPFSLFLGGCAFWVIQKELNLYADRS